ACCATCAAGCGCCGCCTGCTCGATATGGAGCCGGACGATATTGCCCGACTGGTGGCCGAGCGCCGCGCCATGCTTGATGCCATGCACGAAGGGGTGGTGGCCATGGATGCCGAGCGTCGAGTGACCCTGATCAATCCAGCGGCGCATCGGCTGCTGGCCGAAGCTGGCGCCCGACCGCTTGAAACAGGGCAGCAGATCGATCCGCCCTGGGAGGAGAGCGCCGAAGCGGAATCGGGTGTGGATGTACGGCTTCGATTGGGCGGCGTGCAGTTTCTGGGCAGCCACCGGCCGATGTATCGAGAGCGTCATCAGGTCGGTACGGTCATGACCTTTCGCGACAGCGGTGAGCTTCAGGGACTGGCCGAGGAACTGACGGGTGTGCGTCGCTATGCCGAGGCGTTGCGCGCCAGCACTCATGAGTTCAAGAACAAGCTGCACGTCATGCAGGGGCTGGCGCAGCTGGGTGATCTGGCGGCGCTGCGTCATTATCTGCATGATCTGGTCGAGCATCGTCACGCGGCTTCGGCCTCGGTGGTGGAGCGTGTCCGTGAACCGATCCTGGCCGGTTTTCTGCTGGGCAAGCAGAGTGAGGCGCGCGAGCGCAATATTACCCTGACGCTGGTTGCGGAAGGCGCCATCCCGGCTGCTGCCGATAGTGCAACAGTCCATGCCCTGGTGAGCATCATCGGTAATGTGCTGGAAAATGCCTTCGAGGCGCTGACGACTCGCGAGGCCCCCATGGTCGCCATGCACATGGTGCTGGAGGACGATACCCTGTCGCTTGCCATCCAGGATAATGGCACAGGCATGACGGAAACCACCCGCCAGCGCATCTTCGATCAGGGCTTTTCCACCCGGGGAAAACAGCGTGGTCTGGGATTGAGTCTGGTGCGGGATCAGATCGAAACCGCTCAGGGTGAGATTGCCATCTACTCTTCGCCG
This DNA window, taken from Kushneria phosphatilytica, encodes the following:
- a CDS encoding ATP-binding protein; amino-acid sequence: MRFRRQRIRLGVLAALLSFSMIVASLLLAWWLFSDQLWDTTRRLQGNRVEDLATTLAETTKVRHALTGTTTFSVDSPLQQHMEALRERLGVDFIVVMTPRSLRLTHPDPSRIGHHFRGGDEGRALAGERYVSTAQGTLGASIRGFAPVYDHANRVIGAVSVGVTQSRLAPLKASSRQQLLAWLTMILILGGGGAAWLARTIKRRLLDMEPDDIARLVAERRAMLDAMHEGVVAMDAERRVTLINPAAHRLLAEAGARPLETGQQIDPPWEESAEAESGVDVRLRLGGVQFLGSHRPMYRERHQVGTVMTFRDSGELQGLAEELTGVRRYAEALRASTHEFKNKLHVMQGLAQLGDLAALRHYLHDLVEHRHAASASVVERVREPILAGFLLGKQSEARERNITLTLVAEGAIPAAADSATVHALVSIIGNVLENAFEALTTREAPMVAMHMVLEDDTLSLAIQDNGTGMTETTRQRIFDQGFSTRGKQRGLGLSLVRDQIETAQGEIAIYSSPGEGTLVEITFPYSAGSG